The following nucleotide sequence is from Candidatus Rhabdochlamydia sp. T3358.
AGGCTGCTGCACCATCTCCAAAAAGAACACAAGTAGCCCGATCTTGATAATTAACAATGGAAGAGAGCTTTTCAGAAGCAACAATTAAAATAGAGCGATACATCCCTGACTCAACATAAGCCTTAGCTTGGGATAAAGCATAAATATACCCGGTGCATGCAGCCTGCAAGTCTACTGCTGCTGCATTAAAAGCACCTAGACGAGCTTGTATTAGGCATGCTGTGCTAGGAAAGGGGTAATCCGGTGTTAAAGTAGCAAATAAAATAAGATCAATTTCTTCTATATCAATGCCTGCTTTCTCAATGGCTTTTTTAGCTGCCTGAAATCCCATTTCAGAAGTGGGTTCATCTGCTGCAGCTAATCTTCTTTCCTTCATTCCTGTACGAGAGAAGATCCATTCATCTGAAGTATCGACCATTTTCTCTAAATCGCTATTTGATAGTACTTTTTTAGGAAGATAGGAACCAGTAGAAATAATACGCGCTTTTTGAACCATAAACCAAAATAAAATTTAAATATTTAACACTCTATCGAAAAAGTTTATCTCAGTCTGTTAAAAAATGAAAGTGTTTTGTTTTTTTGCCTTTCTTAAGCCTTTTATCATTTAAAATTTCCATTGCACGTCTATGCAAATTCTATTATCGTATTGTAAATTAACCAAAAAAATTAAAAAAATGCTTAAATACCCTAAGCACCTTCAGCAGCTAATTCATTTATTTAAAAAGTTTCCAGGCGTAGGCAATAGGACAGCTGAGAGGTTTGCTTTTCAAGTATTTAATTGGCCTTTAGAAGATGTGCTACATTTTTCTGCTACTCTTTCTGAGTTAAATCAAAAGGTTGCCTTTTGTCCCGAATGCTCTTGCTTAGCAGAGGAAAACTACTGTCATTTTTGTCATTTACCCAATCGCAATACGTCTCAGCTTTGTTTAATTGCCTCTGTAAAAGACGCTTATGCCCTAGAAGAAATGGGGATGTACCAAGGGTTATATCATGTATTAGGGTCATTACTCTCCCCCATTGAAGGGAAAAATGTAGATTGCTTACCCATGGAAAAGATTAAACAAAGAGTAAAAAACCACTTGGTTAAAGAAGTAATTATAGCTTTAGATTCTACCTTAGAAGGGGAAGCTACGGCTTTATACATAAAAGAACAGCTAGCAAGCGATGTGCACATTTCTCGTTTAGCTTTTGGATTACCTATAGGAAGCTGTTTAGATTTTGTCGATGGAGGCACTCTTGCAAGATCTTTTACAGGAAGACACTCTTTTTAAAAAAATCAATAAAAGTTAGTAGTTTGCAAAAATTCCAGCAATTTTCTTATAATCAATCCATTTGTATCGCTCTTAGAATAAAACACGCCATCGGATGAAATATCAAATGATCAAACAGCTTGCCACATATCTCTCTTTAATCGCTTTCACTAGTCTCTCATCCTTGTCGTTAGCTTTTACTTCTTCTTCAACAGTGATGTTTGAAGAATGTCGTATTGCTGACATTGATTTACAAGTAGAGGACTTGAGCACAAATACCTCTTTTAATCCTCAAGTTGTGCTTTCTAAGCTCAAAAGCAAAGTGGGGAATATTTTTTCTCAAGCAGATTTTGACGCGGACTTAAAAACACTTGTTGCAGAATACGATCGTGTAGAACCTTCCATACAAGTTCAAGACCAACAAGTATATATCACATTAAAAATGTGGCCAAGACCTAAAGTTCGCTCTATTACATGGAATGGAAATAAAAAAATTAAAACCACAGCTCTGCAAAAAGAATTAGGCCTTAAGCCTAATACTGTTTTTAATCGACAATCTTTTAACAAATCTTTTAATAAAGTTAAGGAATACTACGTTAAAAAAGGTTATTTTGAATCACAGCTTCAATACATAACTGTGC
It contains:
- the recR gene encoding recombination mediator RecR, with product MLKYPKHLQQLIHLFKKFPGVGNRTAERFAFQVFNWPLEDVLHFSATLSELNQKVAFCPECSCLAEENYCHFCHLPNRNTSQLCLIASVKDAYALEEMGMYQGLYHVLGSLLSPIEGKNVDCLPMEKIKQRVKNHLVKEVIIALDSTLEGEATALYIKEQLASDVHISRLAFGLPIGSCLDFVDGGTLARSFTGRHSF